The following coding sequences are from one Paenibacillus sp. FSL R5-0912 window:
- a CDS encoding ABC transporter permease → MFRAKYFEAVRTAAVIVIALIIAFLIISLVSDQPLKTIGIFLLEPFSTKGHIGNVIEMAIPLMFTGLAVSLLFRANMFNLGAEGIFYFSGVVASVLAIHLSLNSWLHPLVAILAGSITGALLSAIPGILKAKWNANELVTSLMFNNILFGVGLYLLNYHLRDAKAFANVSFKFEKTAQLSKLFAGTRIHTGLIIVLVLIVLAHLFLYRTKWGYELRMTGVNREFARYSGMKTAKVIILVHLIAGFIAGMGGSVEVLGMYSRFQWTSLPGYGLDGALVAMLAKNNPLSVIVSALFLAYIRIGADLMARLSDVPSEMISIIQAVIILLISAEQFLKFWKNRMLLKEAKEA, encoded by the coding sequence ATGTTTAGAGCAAAATACTTTGAGGCGGTCCGGACGGCAGCGGTTATTGTCATTGCGCTGATTATCGCATTCCTGATCATCTCGCTGGTCAGTGACCAGCCGCTCAAGACGATTGGCATTTTCCTGCTGGAGCCGTTCTCCACCAAGGGGCATATCGGCAATGTCATTGAGATGGCCATTCCGCTGATGTTCACCGGCCTTGCCGTCTCGCTGCTGTTCCGGGCCAATATGTTCAACCTGGGGGCAGAGGGAATCTTTTATTTCTCCGGTGTCGTGGCCTCTGTACTAGCGATTCATCTCAGCCTGAACAGTTGGCTGCATCCGTTGGTGGCGATATTAGCAGGTTCTATCACAGGGGCGCTGCTGTCAGCCATTCCCGGAATTCTCAAAGCGAAGTGGAACGCCAATGAACTGGTGACTTCGCTGATGTTCAATAATATCCTGTTCGGAGTGGGGCTATACCTGCTGAACTATCATCTGCGGGATGCCAAGGCCTTCGCCAACGTCTCGTTTAAATTCGAGAAAACTGCGCAGCTGAGCAAGCTTTTTGCAGGCACACGGATTCATACCGGACTTATTATTGTATTGGTGCTGATTGTACTGGCCCATCTGTTCCTCTACCGGACCAAATGGGGCTATGAGCTGCGGATGACAGGCGTCAACCGGGAGTTTGCCCGGTACTCTGGCATGAAGACTGCCAAGGTTATCATTCTCGTGCATCTGATCGCCGGGTTTATTGCCGGGATGGGCGGCTCGGTGGAAGTACTCGGGATGTACAGCCGCTTTCAGTGGACGTCTTTGCCGGGCTACGGCCTCGATGGTGCCCTGGTGGCGATGCTGGCCAAGAACAATCCGCTGTCTGTCATTGTCTCTGCGCTCTTCCTGGCCTATATCCGTATTGGAGCCGATCTGATGGCGCGGCTGTCCGACGTACCCTCCGAGATGATCTCGATCATTCAGGCTGTGATTATCCTGCTGATTTCGGCTGAGCAGTTCCTCAAGTTCTGGAAGAACCGCATGCTGCTGAAGGAGGCGAAGGAAGCATGA
- a CDS encoding BMP family ABC transporter substrate-binding protein: MKKNILALLLMTVMVLVTACGNNTSGNGNTVNSGTNAEGGEAAAGDKLKVVLLIPGTLGDKSFFDAANSGLQKVKDELGAETKVVEMGADKTKWEPTFNDIAAEDWDVVISGGSEITEMFNATAEANPDKKFINYDTDIEEAPENMYNMSYSTNEVSFLAGAAAALATQSDMPNANPENVIGFLGGMDIPGINAFLVGYIQGAQYVDPDVKVAVSYAGDFVNPAKGKELSLIQYNSGVDIIFNVAGGTGLGIFDAAKEKTKYAIGVDSDQAMLLKDTDSEKANLIVTSAIKKIDMAILGAVKKLQDGTLEMGKRDVLGFVEDGVGIAENDIYKDVFPADLQAKVEEVKQKLINKEITVDNAMGMETSEVEAIRNAVKP; the protein is encoded by the coding sequence ATGAAAAAGAATATACTCGCTTTATTACTGATGACGGTTATGGTACTGGTCACTGCATGCGGAAACAACACGTCAGGTAATGGAAATACGGTCAACTCCGGAACGAATGCTGAAGGCGGAGAGGCGGCTGCAGGGGACAAGCTCAAGGTTGTGCTGCTTATTCCGGGAACGCTAGGCGACAAGTCGTTTTTTGATGCGGCGAACAGCGGCCTGCAAAAAGTGAAGGACGAGCTCGGCGCGGAAACGAAAGTGGTTGAAATGGGCGCCGACAAGACGAAGTGGGAACCAACTTTTAATGATATCGCTGCCGAAGATTGGGATGTTGTCATCTCGGGCGGCTCGGAAATCACGGAAATGTTCAATGCAACAGCAGAGGCGAATCCGGATAAAAAATTCATCAACTATGATACGGACATCGAGGAAGCACCTGAAAATATGTACAACATGTCCTATTCGACCAATGAGGTCTCATTCCTGGCAGGGGCGGCAGCGGCACTTGCTACCCAGTCTGATATGCCAAACGCCAACCCGGAGAACGTAATCGGCTTCCTGGGCGGGATGGATATTCCCGGCATTAATGCCTTTCTGGTGGGTTACATCCAGGGGGCGCAGTATGTTGATCCTGATGTGAAGGTAGCGGTATCCTATGCCGGAGATTTCGTGAACCCTGCCAAAGGCAAGGAATTATCGCTGATCCAGTACAATTCTGGTGTGGATATTATTTTCAACGTAGCCGGCGGTACGGGACTGGGAATCTTTGATGCAGCCAAGGAAAAGACAAAGTATGCCATCGGTGTCGATTCCGACCAGGCGATGCTGCTGAAAGATACCGATAGTGAGAAGGCAAACCTGATTGTCACTTCCGCGATTAAAAAGATCGATATGGCTATCCTCGGCGCAGTGAAAAAACTGCAGGACGGGACGCTTGAGATGGGCAAACGCGATGTGCTCGGTTTCGTTGAAGACGGCGTAGGGATTGCAGAGAATGACATATACAAAGACGTATTCCCGGCAGATCTGCAGGCCAAGGTGGAAGAAGTGAAGCAGAAGCTGATTAACAAGGAAATTACGGTCGACAATGCAATGGGCATGGAAACCTCTGAAGTCGAAGCGATCCGCAATGCCGTGAAGCCTTAA
- a CDS encoding response regulator: MLKVMIVDDEPWVLEGLRTMVDWEKSGYKVCAEALSAVEALRLIQEHKPDLLLTDINLPVMNGLELIAAVKEVMDHPPRFVILSGYDDFNYARTALRQKVDGYLLKPVDDEEIGTLLLKIKAIIQNEIASRSENRKKQNFLVHNLINRFIQGEWSEELERAADRLMDLQPETELQCILTAAVSSTISLNEGDGEGFPGELGYVFQDPAGRPGLIVRCAGMSSEAIEAAAAQVQRAQSEKLGVPVAVLISGKRRGAGSIQELYTQSLEVWGLKCRREKGGIFYYNDLGAKGQSLELAEGHFTCVLEKVKAGETGQIQSCVREAFAAITAKPLRIDAAQAEVAHLEMTLCRSIAEMQGDPDRIMNAMRTEYGDLGGLADYYRLSLYVDKLCLQAAAYLAELRADNEGDTIYNVIQYVDLEFRSKLQLQDIAKQFHMNSAYLGQLFRKETGRSFSDYLNEKRIEAAKSLLKRTQLKISDIALQVGFSNTDYFIDKFKGRVGSSPSVYKNANKNKQL, translated from the coding sequence ATGCTGAAAGTCATGATTGTTGACGATGAACCGTGGGTGCTTGAAGGACTTAGGACGATGGTCGACTGGGAGAAATCCGGTTACAAAGTATGCGCCGAAGCGCTTAGCGCTGTGGAGGCCCTCCGGTTAATTCAGGAGCATAAGCCGGACCTGCTGCTTACGGATATCAACCTTCCCGTAATGAACGGACTCGAGCTGATTGCTGCCGTGAAGGAAGTGATGGACCACCCGCCCAGATTCGTTATTCTGAGCGGATATGACGACTTCAACTATGCCCGAACTGCGCTGCGCCAGAAGGTGGATGGCTATCTGCTGAAGCCGGTCGATGATGAAGAGATCGGGACGCTGCTCTTGAAGATCAAAGCCATCATCCAAAATGAAATCGCTTCCAGAAGTGAGAACCGCAAGAAGCAGAACTTCCTGGTCCATAATCTGATCAACCGGTTCATTCAGGGGGAATGGAGCGAAGAGCTGGAGCGCGCAGCGGATAGGCTGATGGATCTTCAGCCTGAGACAGAGCTGCAGTGTATCCTTACTGCTGCTGTATCAAGCACAATAAGCCTGAATGAAGGGGATGGGGAAGGATTCCCGGGTGAGCTTGGCTATGTCTTTCAGGACCCAGCGGGCAGGCCGGGTCTTATTGTGCGGTGTGCGGGGATGTCCTCCGAAGCCATTGAGGCAGCCGCCGCCCAGGTGCAGAGGGCACAGTCGGAGAAGCTTGGCGTACCTGTGGCCGTACTGATCAGCGGCAAGCGGAGAGGGGCGGGCTCTATCCAGGAACTGTACACACAGAGCCTTGAGGTCTGGGGATTGAAGTGCCGCCGGGAGAAGGGGGGGATCTTCTACTATAATGACCTGGGAGCAAAGGGCCAGTCCCTGGAATTAGCTGAAGGGCACTTCACCTGTGTGCTGGAGAAGGTCAAGGCAGGCGAGACTGGGCAGATTCAGAGTTGTGTCAGGGAAGCATTCGCTGCCATTACGGCCAAGCCGCTGAGGATTGATGCAGCCCAGGCCGAGGTGGCCCATCTGGAGATGACCTTATGCCGGAGCATCGCAGAAATGCAGGGAGATCCCGACCGAATCATGAATGCGATGCGGACGGAGTATGGCGATCTGGGCGGACTCGCCGATTATTACAGGCTGAGTCTGTATGTGGACAAGCTCTGCCTGCAGGCAGCGGCTTATCTGGCTGAATTACGGGCGGATAATGAGGGGGATACGATCTATAATGTCATTCAGTACGTGGATCTTGAATTCCGGAGTAAGCTGCAGCTTCAGGATATTGCCAAACAGTTTCATATGAATTCGGCTTATTTGGGCCAACTGTTCCGTAAGGAAACGGGCCGGAGCTTCAGCGATTATCTGAATGAGAAACGAATTGAAGCGGCCAAGAGCCTGCTTAAGCGCACCCAGCTCAAGATATCGGATATCGCACTGCAGGTGGGCTTTTCGAATACGGATTATTTTATCGACAAGTTCAAGGGGAGGGTTGGGTCTTCACCTTCAGTCTACAAGAATGCCAATAAGAACAAGCAGCTATGA
- a CDS encoding ABC transporter ATP-binding protein: MANALLEMRGITKVYPNGVVANKDVEFSLREGEIHAIAGENGAGKSTLMKIMFGMEEPSEGAVYIRGEQVKLQSPQDAIDRGIGMVHQHFMLVPSFTVAENMVLGMEPRKGVGFNAGEAVRLTEETARKYNLSVNARAKVEDLSVGMKQKVEILKALVRGAKILILDEPTAVLTPQETEELFRELQQLKEQGHTIVFISHKLKEVKAICDRITIMRGGRSEGVFETREVTEQEISRLMVGRDVVLKYDKSTIPHGKPVLTVDGLSVSDSLGKALLAEISFSVREGQIVGIAGVEGNGQTQLIEALTGGLRGVSGSGAVSVKGTDIRGLDILGIRSLGVSYIPEDRMRQGSAGEASIADNLISTRYRSKDMNKGLFLHSSRIAALASSLVEEFKVRCSGPQQPIGMLSGGNMQKVVVARECSTNPQLLIAEQPTRGVDIGAAQFIHQKLLELRSDKCAIVLVSADLNEILELSDSLLVMYEGQIVAYFDNPSAVSEEELGLYMLGINRQDKEQTGRALNHV, from the coding sequence ATGGCAAATGCTCTGCTGGAAATGCGGGGAATCACCAAAGTATACCCGAACGGCGTTGTTGCCAATAAGGATGTCGAATTCTCCCTGCGGGAGGGCGAAATCCATGCGATTGCGGGTGAGAACGGAGCCGGGAAATCGACTCTGATGAAGATCATGTTCGGCATGGAGGAGCCGAGTGAAGGCGCGGTCTATATCCGGGGAGAACAAGTGAAGCTGCAGTCCCCGCAGGACGCAATTGACCGCGGCATCGGCATGGTTCATCAGCATTTCATGCTGGTGCCTTCTTTTACTGTGGCCGAAAATATGGTGCTGGGCATGGAGCCGCGAAAAGGTGTGGGCTTCAATGCTGGCGAAGCGGTGCGTCTGACGGAGGAAACGGCGCGCAAATATAACCTCTCGGTAAACGCCAGGGCTAAGGTGGAGGATCTGTCGGTCGGCATGAAGCAGAAGGTGGAAATTCTGAAGGCGCTGGTTCGCGGGGCCAAAATCCTCATCCTCGACGAGCCGACCGCTGTGCTGACTCCGCAGGAGACAGAGGAGCTGTTCCGCGAGCTTCAGCAGCTGAAGGAGCAGGGGCACACGATTGTGTTCATCTCGCACAAACTGAAGGAGGTCAAAGCAATATGTGACCGGATCACCATCATGCGAGGCGGCAGAAGCGAAGGGGTCTTCGAGACCCGCGAGGTGACAGAGCAGGAAATATCACGGCTGATGGTCGGCCGGGATGTTGTACTGAAGTACGACAAGAGCACTATCCCACATGGCAAGCCGGTGCTTACGGTGGATGGGCTGAGTGTATCCGACAGTCTGGGCAAAGCACTCCTCGCAGAGATTAGCTTCTCGGTCCGTGAAGGACAGATTGTCGGCATTGCCGGTGTTGAGGGGAACGGACAGACGCAGCTGATTGAAGCGCTGACCGGCGGTCTGCGCGGCGTCTCCGGCAGTGGGGCGGTAAGTGTAAAAGGGACGGATATCCGCGGGCTGGATATTCTGGGCATCCGCAGCCTGGGCGTATCTTATATCCCGGAGGACCGGATGCGGCAGGGCTCCGCCGGAGAAGCCAGTATTGCCGACAACCTGATCTCTACGCGGTACCGTTCGAAGGACATGAATAAGGGGCTTTTTCTCCACAGCTCCAGAATTGCTGCTCTGGCGTCTTCGCTGGTGGAAGAATTCAAAGTGCGCTGCTCCGGTCCTCAGCAGCCGATCGGCATGCTGTCGGGCGGGAATATGCAGAAGGTAGTCGTTGCAAGAGAGTGCTCTACGAATCCGCAGCTGCTGATCGCCGAGCAGCCGACACGGGGTGTCGATATCGGTGCTGCACAATTCATCCATCAGAAGCTGCTGGAGCTGCGCTCGGACAAATGCGCCATAGTTCTGGTATCTGCCGATCTGAATGAAATTCTGGAGCTGAGCGACAGTCTCCTTGTGATGTACGAGGGGCAGATCGTTGCGTATTTCGATAATCCTTCTGCCGTGAGTGAGGAAGAGCTGGGACTCTATATGCTGGGCATTAACCGGCAGGACAAAGAGCAGACCGGGAGGGCATTAAATCATGTTTAG
- a CDS encoding ABC transporter permease — protein sequence MNSLLDVILTTDFAFSVLRVTTPILFAALGALISNRAGIINIGMEGIMLVSALAGVIVSAYTHSAWVGLLGAVLSGTLIAGILAFFTLKFKTHIILGGVAINMFASGGTVFILYLLSGDKGSSTSLASKVLPSVQIPLLKDIPVLGPILSGHHILTYFSILSVLVVYYLLNRTPLGLRIRSVGENPHAAQSVGVSVVRIQYTALLLSGFFASLGGAYMSMGYLSLFTRDMVAGRGWIAIAAESMGRSTTVGTALTSLLFGAADALSNALQVLKIPAELIATLPYVATVVGLIIYAVSETRKKNKKLKTTTTK from the coding sequence ATGAACAGTCTGCTGGATGTCATTCTGACGACGGATTTTGCCTTCTCTGTACTGCGTGTGACCACACCTATCCTGTTCGCTGCACTGGGAGCACTCATCTCGAACCGTGCCGGAATCATCAACATCGGGATGGAAGGGATTATGCTGGTCTCGGCTCTGGCCGGTGTTATTGTCAGCGCCTATACGCATAGCGCCTGGGTCGGGCTGCTGGGTGCGGTATTGTCGGGAACGCTGATTGCCGGGATTTTGGCCTTTTTCACCTTGAAATTCAAGACGCATATCATTCTAGGCGGTGTGGCGATTAATATGTTCGCCTCAGGCGGAACGGTGTTTATTCTGTATCTGCTCAGCGGGGACAAGGGTTCATCGACCTCCCTGGCGAGTAAAGTGCTGCCGAGTGTGCAGATTCCGCTGCTGAAGGATATTCCGGTGCTAGGTCCGATTCTGTCGGGACACCACATTCTGACCTACTTCTCGATTCTGTCTGTGCTTGTGGTCTATTATCTGCTGAACCGCACCCCGCTGGGGCTGCGTATCCGCTCGGTAGGCGAGAATCCGCATGCGGCCCAGTCGGTTGGAGTCAGCGTGGTCCGGATCCAGTACACGGCGCTGCTGCTCAGCGGCTTCTTCGCCAGTCTGGGCGGAGCCTACATGTCGATGGGCTATTTGTCGCTGTTTACCCGTGATATGGTGGCCGGCCGGGGCTGGATTGCGATTGCTGCAGAATCCATGGGCCGGAGCACCACCGTAGGAACAGCGCTGACCTCGCTGCTCTTCGGCGCCGCCGATGCGCTCTCCAATGCCCTGCAGGTGCTGAAGATTCCGGCGGAGCTGATCGCTACGCTTCCTTACGTGGCGACGGTAGTGGGGCTGATTATATACGCGGTCTCGGAGACCCGGAAGAAGAACAAGAAGCTTAAGACTACTACGACCAAATAG
- a CDS encoding ADP-ribosylglycohydrolase family protein: MAGWERLQETVRLELQQRIEEGCQPGSLAEKLAAAGSDEGKLMEVYRELMALPVGADFPYEEPSDLASIRRLRPGGPRKLAVNWTPEEWRDRFYGAWLGRSVGCALGKPLEYWDYLYGKDGRTGWENIELWFRGADAWPITGYTPEYSTAQAEYGLGLSDWSFTSTREKISYMESDDDIRYTVLGLMLLEQKGLDWDSWDIGKLWHGHLTYSQVCTAETQAYMNFAGETSHLHGEKPEDWPLRQERVRMHLNPYREWIGAAIRADALAYGAAGNPELAAELGWRDASFSHVKNGIYGEMFNAAMISAAFAGLDNEEIVEIGLSEIPQTSRLTRDVRRGMEIAQQAGSERELVSTLWNEFSHYDPVHTNNNAAIVAASLIYGGNDFEKAVVTSVSAGMDTDCNGATVGSIMGAKLGAARLPASWTAPLNDLLYADLPGFHPIAISEVAERSYQVFLKIRAELGE, translated from the coding sequence ATGGCAGGCTGGGAACGCCTGCAGGAGACGGTGCGGCTGGAGCTGCAGCAGCGGATAGAGGAAGGCTGCCAGCCAGGGAGTCTGGCAGAGAAGCTGGCTGCTGCCGGAAGTGATGAGGGCAAGCTCATGGAGGTATACCGGGAGCTGATGGCCCTTCCGGTGGGCGCCGACTTTCCTTACGAGGAGCCTTCGGATCTGGCATCGATCAGACGGCTGCGCCCCGGAGGTCCGCGTAAGCTTGCGGTGAATTGGACACCGGAAGAGTGGAGGGACAGGTTCTATGGAGCCTGGCTTGGCCGGAGTGTAGGCTGCGCGCTGGGCAAGCCGCTGGAGTATTGGGATTATCTGTACGGAAAGGACGGCCGTACCGGCTGGGAGAACATCGAGCTGTGGTTCCGCGGTGCCGATGCCTGGCCGATTACAGGGTATACACCTGAGTACTCTACGGCACAGGCTGAATACGGCCTGGGCTTGAGCGACTGGTCCTTCACCAGTACACGCGAGAAGATCAGCTACATGGAGAGTGACGACGATATCCGTTATACCGTCCTTGGCCTGATGCTGCTGGAGCAAAAGGGGCTGGACTGGGACTCCTGGGATATCGGCAAGCTGTGGCACGGGCATCTGACCTACAGCCAGGTATGTACAGCAGAAACACAGGCCTATATGAACTTTGCCGGCGAAACCTCCCATCTGCACGGTGAGAAGCCGGAGGATTGGCCGCTGCGGCAGGAGCGGGTGCGCATGCATCTGAATCCGTACCGGGAATGGATCGGGGCGGCCATCCGTGCGGACGCCTTGGCCTATGGCGCGGCCGGGAACCCCGAGCTTGCGGCGGAGCTGGGCTGGCGGGATGCCTCCTTCTCCCATGTGAAGAACGGGATCTACGGCGAAATGTTCAATGCTGCAATGATCTCTGCTGCGTTCGCGGGCCTGGATAATGAAGAGATTGTAGAGATTGGGCTGAGCGAGATACCGCAGACCAGCAGGCTGACCCGGGATGTGCGGCGGGGTATGGAGATCGCACAGCAGGCAGGCAGTGAGCGCGAGCTGGTTAGCACACTATGGAACGAGTTCAGCCATTATGACCCGGTGCATACCAATAACAACGCCGCTATCGTTGCAGCTTCGCTTATATACGGCGGCAATGACTTCGAGAAAGCCGTGGTTACCTCTGTCTCTGCCGGGATGGATACAGACTGCAACGGTGCCACAGTCGGCTCCATTATGGGAGCGAAGCTGGGCGCAGCCCGGCTTCCCGCCAGTTGGACCGCACCGCTGAATGATCTGCTGTACGCGGATCTGCCGGGCTTCCACCCGATTGCGATTTCGGAGGTTGCCGAGCGGAGCTATCAGGTGTTCCTGAAGATCCGGGCAGAGCTGGGAGAATAG
- a CDS encoding nucleoside hydrolase, translating to MPTPIIIDCDPGHDDAIAILLALAHPGQLEIRGITTVGGNQVLDKITDNALKVLSFVNADIPVAKGAAAPLLGKLVTGEAAHGESGMDGPALPASRFKPVEQGAVEFMLDIIRSSEEKITLVPTAPLTNIALLITAYPEVKDRIEKISLMGGGLAYGNVTRTAEFNIYVDPEAARIVFESGIPIVMSGLDVTDKAAIFEEEIQELKTRGPVSVMVGELLDFYSIYGKKMGYIGNALHDPCAIAWLLHPELFESEHLHVTVETEGKLTRGMTVADRRKKPEQPANTEVLLGVDREAFIKLLFDSLERLDRGSLPAAGEL from the coding sequence ATGCCAACACCTATCATAATCGACTGCGATCCGGGGCATGATGACGCGATTGCCATTCTGCTTGCGCTGGCTCATCCCGGGCAGCTGGAGATCCGGGGCATTACCACGGTTGGTGGCAACCAGGTTCTGGATAAAATCACCGATAATGCACTCAAGGTGCTCAGCTTTGTAAATGCCGATATTCCCGTTGCCAAAGGAGCGGCGGCACCGCTGCTCGGCAAGCTGGTAACCGGAGAAGCAGCACATGGGGAGTCCGGCATGGATGGCCCCGCGCTTCCGGCGAGCCGCTTCAAGCCGGTGGAACAGGGAGCGGTAGAATTCATGCTGGATATTATACGGTCTTCTGAAGAGAAGATTACCCTGGTGCCTACAGCCCCGCTGACGAACATCGCCCTCCTGATTACTGCTTATCCGGAAGTGAAGGACAGAATTGAGAAGATCTCCCTGATGGGAGGCGGGCTCGCCTATGGCAATGTGACCCGGACGGCGGAGTTCAACATATATGTCGACCCGGAGGCGGCACGGATTGTCTTTGAATCCGGAATTCCCATTGTAATGAGCGGACTGGATGTAACGGATAAGGCGGCGATATTTGAAGAGGAGATTCAGGAGCTGAAAACCCGTGGACCCGTATCCGTAATGGTCGGAGAGCTGCTGGATTTCTATTCGATCTACGGCAAAAAGATGGGTTATATCGGCAATGCGCTGCATGACCCGTGCGCGATTGCCTGGCTGCTGCATCCGGAGCTCTTCGAATCGGAGCATCTGCATGTAACAGTGGAAACCGAAGGGAAGCTGACCCGGGGGATGACTGTAGCTGACCGGCGCAAGAAGCCGGAGCAGCCTGCCAATACAGAGGTGCTGCTCGGTGTAGACCGTGAAGCTTTTATCAAGCTGCTGTTTGATTCACTGGAGCGGTTAGACCGCGGGTCCCTGCCTGCGGCGGGAGAATTGTAG
- a CDS encoding helix-turn-helix domain-containing protein produces the protein MDRVLYIVNAEHEANTYIPPHQHECFELVYYIHGHGTCSIGPRSYHFRPFTFGLIPAGFKHDENHQPSPEVLFVGFHCGNPIINTLSGVFDDDKEHTVLQTLQRMNAEFKRKRDGFAELLNLQMSEITVYLQRLLAASDFHSPAEDQMQYVLNYMNEHYRHKLSVSSLAEMSGYSYDRFRHLFKERFGHSPHRYLVLKRLDYAKSLLLHTQMHISEVSSAAGFVNDAQFCNMFKRESGLSPRTFRIRSKVM, from the coding sequence ATGGACCGTGTTCTATATATTGTAAATGCAGAGCATGAAGCAAATACGTATATCCCCCCGCATCAGCATGAATGTTTCGAGCTTGTGTATTATATCCATGGTCATGGGACCTGCAGCATTGGACCGCGCAGCTATCATTTCCGGCCCTTCACCTTTGGCCTGATTCCGGCGGGTTTCAAGCATGACGAGAATCATCAGCCCAGCCCGGAGGTGCTGTTCGTCGGCTTCCACTGCGGCAATCCGATTATCAATACGCTATCCGGCGTTTTTGACGATGATAAGGAACATACCGTACTGCAGACCCTGCAGCGGATGAATGCAGAATTCAAGCGCAAGCGTGACGGGTTCGCCGAGCTGCTGAATCTGCAAATGAGCGAAATTACCGTGTATCTGCAGCGGCTGCTCGCCGCCTCGGATTTCCATTCCCCGGCAGAGGATCAGATGCAGTATGTGCTGAATTATATGAATGAGCATTACCGCCATAAGCTCTCCGTGTCCTCTCTGGCAGAAATGTCCGGTTATAGCTACGACCGCTTCCGGCATCTGTTCAAGGAAAGATTTGGACATTCCCCGCACCGTTATCTTGTACTGAAGCGCCTGGATTATGCCAAATCTCTGCTGCTGCATACCCAAATGCATATTTCCGAGGTCTCTTCCGCTGCCGGATTCGTCAATGATGCCCAATTCTGCAATATGTTCAAAAGAGAGAGCGGACTCTCCCCGCGAACCTTCCGCATCAGAAGTAAGGTCATGTAA
- a CDS encoding UbiX family flavin prenyltransferase — protein sequence MKIIVGITGASGSIYAYSLIRSLHRLGIETYVIATGAGENVMKYECGADMQELAGYATVLSNTDLFAPVASGSFKTDGMVIIPCSMNTLGAIANGMGDTLLSRAASVVLKEKRRLLIVPRETPLHLIHLENMVRIARAGADIMPASPGFYNHPTEIWELVNFMNARVLDALGIDHQLMKRWGEA from the coding sequence ATGAAAATTATTGTCGGCATTACCGGAGCCAGCGGCTCCATTTACGCCTACTCCCTGATCCGCAGCCTGCACCGGCTTGGGATCGAAACCTATGTCATCGCCACAGGTGCCGGAGAGAATGTGATGAAATACGAGTGTGGTGCGGATATGCAGGAATTGGCCGGATATGCCACTGTGCTGTCCAATACAGATCTGTTCGCTCCTGTAGCCAGCGGCTCCTTCAAGACAGATGGGATGGTGATTATTCCCTGTTCAATGAATACGCTGGGAGCTATCGCTAACGGCATGGGGGATACACTGCTTAGCCGGGCAGCCAGTGTGGTGCTCAAGGAGAAGCGGCGGCTGCTTATCGTTCCGCGCGAAACCCCGCTCCATCTGATTCATCTGGAGAATATGGTGCGGATTGCCCGGGCGGGAGCGGATATCATGCCCGCTTCGCCGGGCTTTTACAATCATCCGACCGAGATCTGGGAGCTGGTGAACTTCATGAATGCCCGTGTTCTAGACGCGCTGGGGATTGATCATCAGCTGATGAAGCGCTGGGGGGAAGCTTAG